Proteins encoded within one genomic window of Nilaparvata lugens isolate BPH chromosome 11, ASM1435652v1, whole genome shotgun sequence:
- the LOC111059576 gene encoding odorant receptor 4, with the protein MDSKSGLDFKRLDILGLWSWYTNRSQIPFLILFYNLFYLLYQLIYLCVVQSVRMFIDTHELEVTVEKFLTICIDMEPCVKIIVLLCMEKEIKELLQVFRRDFLVCAKIVPEKALKIFEKSDELCNKVTFVVYVMVWATLLGYQVAPLTECFLSDCKYLKTIPDWHPFDESRQPAKILTFLVDSGSLWFTCLSECSIMLLVLSFSSAFGSQIDVLACCVESVREVARRGEREEEDEAEEMDRLVKECIRGHQQMLRIADLMESVFSLLNLFQMLLSTILICTCGFMLMIALTDSTTELSETPVQSFIRISKHLCFFSSMILQLTIFSWAGFVVNDKTGNLQEVFYRSDWTGMSQKTKRQILIAMTRANKPSNVTAGKFYVVSLQSYAAIMRASYTYFTMLYRLTAAK; encoded by the exons atgGATTCAAAGAGCGGTCTGGATTTCAAACGCTTGGACATTCTTGGTTTGTGGTCTTGGTACACCAACCGCTCTCAAATCCCCTTCTTGATTTTGTTCTACAATTTGTTCTACTTGCTCTACCAACTAATCTATCTGTGTGTAGTGCAGTCTGTTAGAATGTTTATAGACACCCACGAGCTTGAAGTTACTGTTGAAAAGTTTCTGACAATCTGCATTGATATGGAGCCTTGTGTCAAGATTATCGTCCTTCTCTGCATGGAAAAGGAAATCAAGGAGCTGCTGCAGGTTTTCAGGAGAGATTTTCTTGTTTGTGCGAAGATTGTGCCGGAAAAAGCgctgaaaatatttgaaaaatccgatgaGCTTTGCAACAAAG TAACGTTCGTAGTATACGTAATGGTTTGGGCAACCCTGCTCGGCTACCAAGTGGCACCGCTGACCGAGTGCTTCCTGTCGGACTGCAAGTACCTGAAGACCATCCCCGACTGGCACCCGTTCGACGAGTCTCGGCAGCCGGCCAAGATCCTCACATTCCTCGTCGACTCCGGATCACTGTGGTTCACCTGTCTGTCCGAGTGCTCCATCATGCTCCTGGTGCTGTCATTCAGTTCCGCCTTCGGGTCACAGATCGACGTGCTCGCCTGTTGTGTCGAGAGTGTCAGGGAGGTCGCTCGGAGGGGTGAGAGGGAGGAGGAAGACGAGGCGGAGGAGATGGACCGGCTGGTCAAGGAGTGTATCAGGGGTCATCAGCAGATGTTGAG gATAGCTGATCTGATGGAAAGTGTTTTCTCTCTGCTGAATCTATTTCAAATGCTATTAAGCACTATTTTGATTTGTACTTGCGGGTTCATGTTAATG ATTGCTTTGACAGACTCAACAACAGAGCTGAGTGAAACTCCAGTCCAAAGTTTCATTAGAATTTCGAAACATCTCTGCTTTTTCAGTAGCATGATTCTTCAGTTGACAATATTTAGTTGGGCCGGCTTTGTAGTCAACGATAAG ACAGGTAATCTACAAGAAGTATTCTACAGAAGTGACTGGACAGGCATGTCTCAAAAAACTAAGAGACAAATTCTAATTGCGATGACCAGAGCGAATAAACCAAGCAACGTTACGGCAGGAAAATTCTACGTTGTATCACTCCAATCCTATGCGGCA atCATGCGTGCTTCATACACATACTTCACAATGCTGTACAGATTAACAGCAGCAAAGTAA